aaaaaaatgtagagatTCTAAGGAAACAGAACTACATTTTTCTCCCATTTTTAATGTTCTGGAGGATATAACAATGATTAACTTTCAAATTGAAGTTGTTTTGGAGGCTTTAAGGTTTCCAAATGGAAAAGGTTGAGATTTAGAAGGAAGGGGTTTATAACAGATACAAGGATATTGAACCAGGTGGTGTGCTTGTCAGTAATAGTGGATGGGGATAATTATTAGGTGAAGAGGAGACAAAAATTGAGTAATAACAGCGGTGTTGTATTGGTAAAGGAGATAAGTTGCTGGGCAATACTCTGAGGATTTGTCAGTCAGATGGAGGACActgtaaaataagaaaatgttaGCTTAGTGAGAATAGTAAAACTCTGATATACAGGTTACACAGTGCTAATTATCTTTAACAGAGAATTTTTCCTAGCTTCTTTGTCTTTTCAAACCATGAGTAATGTAATGAAGCAAAATTTATCTTGGAGGAGAGTTTGAGAATTAATTTTCAAGGATGGAGGGGGTCTTTTTTGCACTATCAGTCGTGAGAAATAAAACACTCATTTGCTTCATTTTGACATCCATATGCAGTATTTAACTCCATTTTATCTTCTTTAAACTAAAAAGTTCTCAGGTTTTAActtttctaatattatatttattcgTTTGTTGAAAATAGAGTAAGTTAACAATCTATTTGGATTTAGGACAAGTAGTATTTTTTCTAAGATTTTCTCTCaaaattcttttttcaaattaaaatcgATTATAAAACTACATctttaaattgttaattttatttaaacttaatttttatgatGGTATAAGCAATTGAAATAGTCTttgttaataactttttaaaaaattatattaaaaaatatactttctaAACAAGCACATAGCAAGTGTGCcctgaaaatatttaaatcttctTTTATCATCCTTTATCAATCTAACAGTATTGAGGAAAATAATATTGCGTAAATGTGCCCTGAAAAACTTGATTATACTTTATGGAAATGAGGTTGTGCTTTTATTCCGAAGCACCTTCGTAAATAAGTcagatatttttataatctgCAATGATGTGGTATGGTCACACCACATTATTGAAAGAGCAGTGAAAAGTGAAGTGTTTAATGGAAAGTAGTCAGAATTTCAATTTACCAATGCTTAAGAGTTACAGTAAGTCCTTTTTCTGTAGGGTCAACATCTGCTGCGTTATTGATTTCATTCATCAGCAAAACCTATGACCATCAgcataaaatacaaaaacaaaagtcaaaaagaaactattttcaaaatcaaaaagtCAATTACAGATatctacaaattattttttatataattgtacaATTGTTTTGACGACTACGAAGGAgatgaaaaaaatgtgaaatagtattataaaaatattgggTAAATTTTATAACTCTAAACAAAAACTACAAGGATTATGGGCTTGGCTCGCAAGCCAATATATTAATAGAATAGTGAACTAGCTGGCCAGGGCAAAAATTAAGAATCGCCTTGAAGGAGTCCATGGTCATATTTCTAAATCCTAGCAGCATATAACTTCAATGAGAAACATAATGCTTAACCAGAGAAATAAAGCACAAAAACAGAAAAGGAAGTTCCAACGGAGGTAAACAAAATTCACAGGCACCCATTCCTAACTGCAAACCAATCTGTGGAGTAAACAAGGATGTgcctcaatgcaaaagaaaagaaaagtaatcAAGATACCATCAGAAGTAGGACCATGATAAATTTTAGGTTTGAAAAGCCAACACACAAAGGATAATAAAGCAGTGACACCAGATTAGACTATAATATTTTCTCCGTGTTTTCTAATAACAAGCAATGTGCTTTTCTCTCAGACAGACAATTAAACAAGGAAAACATTATATGTTGTTCACGGAGAAACCGTAAAATCTCTACAACCAAGTATTATGGGGAAGGATTTTGCTGTGTTCTTTTGGAAAGTTATCCTACATTATGTAGTAGATGTTTATCTTCCACAGAATATAAACGTGTTGTCCTTGACAAGGAAAACTAAAAGGAAATTTATTCATTCGCTGGGACAAATTCTAGATTCCAAGTGGTTGACAATGGGGGTTCCTGTCCCCATTTCATTTAAAAGAACCCATTACTATAGTAGAGACTAATCATTTTTGCCGCCATTATGTTTCAAACTTTTCCCCTCTCATCTAGCTGAGTAGGAAAATTCTTAAGACAAATTATAATCCACCTATCTTTACTACGCCTGCCCGACAGCCCAAAAGTTTTTTATCTGTCATAAGGCATGAGAAAGGATATTCAAAACTCCATTTTCGAGTTTGCAATGAGTTATAATAACGTAAATCTAAAATATGTCCTTCAATATAGTTCCTGTATCAATTACATATATCAGACATTCTCATCTACGCATCTACGTCATAgtcttaatttttcattttcaacctAAAAAGAATTGTTTAGCAGATGTAACAATATAAAGGTCATCGAGTATGTAGATTATTAAGAAACGTACGTAGGTTACACTTCAAAATTCACACATCTAACCAACCGCATAGCTGAACTAGAACTTGGAAGCTGAAACTTACTCTGTAATATGAAAATGCAGCATGAGAATCTCAGTGAACCTTTGTGCTGCatttagagagaaagagagagagagagatagagtGAGGGCAACACCTCCATCTTGCATGAAATGCCATAGCCAGCACTTGAGGCAGCAAATTACCCCTTCATACACATTtcatcaacaaaatataaatcattaaacAGCGTATGACACGTCCTTACAGTAAATTCTAGCAAAATCAAGGTTTGCTCCCAACCTCCTCGAACCATCACAATCAGGAAGTTACCATCTGAACAACATCGTGGAAAGAATACTTTATTTTTGCTACCAGCAAAATTAGACAAATTGCAACCGTAATCTAATATGTTACCTTACCAGCACAATTagaaaaattggaaattaatattatatatgtttttacaACCAAACATACTTTCAATTTCAACAGCTAATACAGTTTCACAAGCTAATTTTGGTTGCTGAATGCAAATCTTTAACACTACTCTTTCCAGCCTTGCTTCTCTTATAGCTCTTCGACGGAGTCAAATAGAATCTCAGCAAGCCAGTGTCAGGATTGTTTGGCGAATATCTAACACTCCGGTTCCTCTGAAACATAAACTCGTGTCTCCCATTACTCCCTTTGCTCTCAGAATCATCGGCGAAACCATCCGTTCTACAAGGGCTTCTACAGCTAACGCTATAGCTTCGCATAAGCTTCTGACCAACAGGCTCACTTGCTTGCACATTAACCACCCTCCTAAGCCTCTGCAAAGACTCTGCAAGTGGCTTATCATCCACAACACCAGAATCACACTCCTCTTCCCCAATCCTATCCTCCCTTCTCTCAGTTCTCTGTACCAAACCCAACTTGCTCCACACATCCCGCCATTTCTGCAACTTCTTGACACCCTTTTGCCTATTGGCTGCACCAGAAACATCCTTGGAATCAGATTCCATCACACAACCAGATTCAACAGCATCAGCTGAAGATCTCACATAACTGTCCATCAATTCTTTTTCAGTAATTAACAACTTGGCACCATAGAAGGTGGCCGGAGACACCTTCGGCGACACCTTCGCATTCACATTCGCATTTGACGTTAATTTCAACTCATCAAGCCCCGAAATTGACTGTCTCCTACGAGAGCTTGATCTATCAAAACCAAAACTCCTTCTACCGTCGCCAGAACTTCCCAAACCAACACTGTTATTGTTGCCGTTGCTGTTAATGGAATTGGAATCTTCATCGACTGAAAGCATCGGTGAAAGCCTAGAACACGATTTCCCAATCAAACACCCATCCCAGGAAGCGCGAGGGCAATCGAACGAGATTCTTCCCGCTTCAATCGAAAACCTCGGATCCGCGTCGCAGGATCTTCTCCCTAAATTGCATTCTCCAACCTCCGATTGAGTCTCTCTCAATCCCCGCGCCCTTCGCTTCTCTGCAGTTCTCTTCACATTACCATCAGCGTCAGAGTTTTTCTTAGCCCTGTGTTTCCATTTCCACTTCTTGAACTTCTCCGCGGCGGCATTCCAGAAGTTCCTGGAATCCCTGGCACCGTTCCTCTTGCGGAGCTGCAGCTCGAGATCTATAAACTCCTTCACCGTCTTAGTTTCCTCGTCGGCATCATCGTCGCCGTCGTTGGAAACCCTAACCTCGGAGGCGTGTTTGCGCGAGCGGGATTTTCGTAAGTCGTCGCGGTCGAAGAGATCGGAAAGGGAGCTGCGGGGGCGGACCTCACAGGAGCGGCGGCGGGGGTcggcggcagcggcggcggGGCGGGAGCAGGATTTGGAGCGGCGGAGTGAAGGAGAGGGAGGGGAGTGGTCGGAGGGGATACCAGCGAGGCGCTCGCGGAGACAGAGGGCGCAGAAGCCTGTGATGGGGGCGGTGGGGTGGCGGTGGCAGGCGGAGAGGCGTTGGGATTTGGGAGTCATGAGTGCAGCATGCGTTGGTGTGTGTTAGTGAGTGTTGGTGGCAATGCCATTGTTGTGTTTGTTATGAAGAGAGTGGGAGACACCGCATAAGTATGCACAGAAGAGTACGGAATCTTCTCATCATTCATCATTCATCATTcttaattatacaattaaacCCTCCTTAACccccttttttctctctctaactaTTTCCTTTTATTCAACATAAtcttatcatttttttcaaaaatctctATATAAATTAGGTGAAGTCCTCTCGATAGGACATTTGGTGGCCCTTTAATGCAACTTAACGAAaagaataagaaattaaaacaaaaaaatgaataaagaagatttaaataaattaaaataattagtctcagtcCTATCAATTGAGCTGTTAACTAACTACTGTTGTTACTTTATGAGCGTCGATAAAGGCCACACATTCAACTTACACGTCAAGAAATTAATCTTATTAATTACACAACCAAAACATCTTAATTACACATTCAATTCTCGTTAATACCTTCCTCGTATACGAATCTTCAAAATTCGGCCATTTATTCAAcgttttaaatttccaaataatTGCAAAGTTTAATGCCATAAAATTACTCTCACTTTAACGGTTGCGGATttaggtgattttttttttttaaataacatttattttttctaaatacatatttatttgtaCGCACGGAATATAAGACCTTTTCTTCGTCCAATCCCTTTCGAAAGTTCGTTGGAAGTTTGAAATCGTAAGCATAAAGCTTCAAATCAATGAATGCAGTGTCTTCTGCAACCAAAATTAGAGATAGAGACCAGCGTGAAACTACATctgtaaataataattagaatataaaaagaacattttatataattaattttgaattatataaactagttttaagttataaaattagTATTGCAGGGTGGATTTAAATAGGTTATAAAATGATGAGTTGACCTTAAGGTTTGCGCAAATTTACAAGTCAACCCTTTCAACTGAAGCAAACGGGCACAGTGATCTGTTTGGTTTGGCGTGAAGCGTGGGAATCTTACAGCAGTATAAATTTTTGGCAAAGTTAGCAGCACTGTGATGCCTGAGATTTTAATTGGGATGCGAACCCTAAATGGTCACCACACGTGCACCACTTCTTGAAATTATCGCTTTCAGCCTTTTCATATGTTTCTTTTAACATTATCAAAACTGATAAAATAGTAAAAGCTTAAAGGCTTAATTAATTCTTCAATTTCATCAGCATGTCACCTTACATCTAATTAAAGTCaattttatgagattttttattttttatttcgggtgaaatttaataaattaagatagCTCAATATGTAGTTCTATTGTTAAATTAATGACAATTGCTTCTTGCACCCTatcattttgtttaattttgtttttgcgtttggaaattttatttgaaGCATTTGGGAATGTAGAGTGGTATGATCCGGATAATGGATTCCATAAGGGGTATGTGGTTTGGAAAGGAGATTTCGAAAGAGGTAACTCAtctgtaaaataaattttggaaatCAGTTTcgaaaaaaaattccaaaaagaaaaaaaaattggaaacatattttgcttttgttatgTAACTTTCAAATAAGGTCAAAAtcagaaattaaataaattgatagGTGCAGGAAAAAAGTTATACATTGGAAGAAGCAACATCCTAAATTAATTGGCTTAATAGGTTATTTAATCTCCAAGTTAAGAGCTGAATTTTCATTTAGTActcggttttaaaaatgaagacattaggTTCTCAAGTTAAGAAAATTGTGTAAATTAAGTCGTGTCCGTTAGGGTGGTAGCAACGGCGTTAAAGGTTAAAAGATGTGGCAAATTATTTATCCAACGTGGCAAATGCACATATTTTAGGTTTGGCCAagtatgaaaatgtattttttatttggaagAACCAAATGCATACAGATTTGGCCCAACATTTTAATCTCTAACGAGCTTAGGGGAAGGAGGTGATGTGAAGGTTTGGAGCTGAGGTGGGGTGCCCTAAGTTGTTCGTCCTAACTCAGTCTGTGAAGTTCGTTGTTTCTGAGGTGAGTGCCCTAAGTTGGGTGGTTGGGATTGAGGTGGTTTTGTAGGTGTCGAGGAAGCAATATTGTGTGGTTGGTGGAGGCAATGTCAATGAATCAATGCTCGTCTTGCTCATGGGGGACCTCACGTGGTGGTTCATCAGGAGGAATGGTTGGCAACCAAATATGCTACTGTGGAGAGCTTGCTGTATTAAGAGTCGCAAAAACTGTTAAGAATCAGGGGAAGGATTTTTGGGGTGCCCTAATTACAAGGTATTTTTTGTACGTTGTGTTTTGATTTTAGGGTACATTAGTTCGGTTTATCCTGAGATGTTTTGGGTTGGATGTTCTGAACAGCGGAGTCGAAACGAGGAAGTGCGAGGatgtaattttttcaaatgGCGCACTGAAGATTACATAGATGAAAGGGATAGTACAATTGGATGGCAAAGGAGAAAGataatttgtttggaaaaatcACTTGTGGTTTGTCAGAGAAGGGAGAAGGTGTTGTTGGGGTTTTTATGTTTGATGGGGTTGATTAACATCATCtttgtatgtattttgttttaattttgttctagTGGTGTTTGATGGGGTTATAATGTAATGTTTGTTAGTTAATGAAGATTGTGGTTGTAATGACATTGTTCGTGTAATGAGATTTTGTTTCTATTATTATTCAAGTCAATGTTATGTAATTTACATTGCCCTGTCATTGACAGCCAATGAATGTTATGAAGTGAATGAACATCACATAAAATTATAGACTTCCTTGATTTTTCATCAGCATAAAGGTATACAAACCATCAATATTAATAATGTGTTGAAAGCATCAATATTGACAAGGTCTACAAAGTCATTAAACATCACATAAGAAGCTGCCAAAGCATCAATTTTAACAACCTGGCAAACATTGCAGGTTATAGCTTTAGAAGATAAAACACAGAGCTGTTCCAAAATGATATCATATTGATGATTAAAGATCACTTAagaaattacatcacagatcaTCCATAATACATGACATCCAAAATATAGTTATATAGTGCAAAATACATCACatccaaaataatattgaagGTCAAACATGACCTGAATATGTCTTAGCAAAACTACTTAAAGTTGAAATTACATATCCAAAATACAAGTCAAAGTTGAACAATTTTTAAAGTGTTGTTGCAGTGTGATCGGTCTGGGGTTCTTCAGTAACTTGACTTGGTTGAGTGGGTTGTGGTATAGCTTGGTGGTCTTCTTCTTGAGTAATCTGACTTGCTTGAGTGGGTACTGGTGTAGCTTCCTggtgttgttgtttagttggtTGAGTGGAGTGTGGTGTTGCTTGCTGGTGTTGTGCTTGAGGGCAATTAGTTCTTATATGCCCTAGTTGTCTACAAATGCCACATCTCTTTGGGATTCCAGTTTGGCCAAGTTGTGTATCATCCCTTATTTGCTCCCAACTCaccattcttcttttttttcttggtcTACCTGGCAACACCCTTTTCGGAGGAGGCAAAACATCAGCATATGAAGTCCTTTCCCATAGTTCAGGTCCATTGACAGGGAAAATTAATGGAATGTAAGTTTCTTCATAAGTTGAGGTTCTAAACCAAATTGGGATGTAGTCTTCTGCATTGATGTTTAAAAACTTCATGGCAGTCAGTGCATGACAACAAGGTATTCCTGTTACAGTCCACTTCATGCAGCTACAATCTTTTTTCTCTACATCAACCACAAACTTTTCAGCAATATTGGAAGTATGGTTGATCTAAAAAACTTGCATACCTGACCAACTGCCAAAGTATTCAAAAACAAtattaggaagaaatttataatGGAATCAGTCAAATAGAAAATGAGTAAGTGGTTTTGTAGTTTACTTACTTAGGTATCCAATATTGTGTCTTTTGTAACTCCTTGTGTAGTCTCTTTTGAATTTTGGGACAAATGGGACCATGAAACAACCTTATCTTCTCTCTATTGGATGCCCACCTCTTCATCAGGTAGCTACGAATCTCTTCCAATATTGTTATGATTGGTTTCCCCCTAGCATCTAAGATGACGCTGTTAAAAGCTTCAGATATGTTATTGACAAGTGTGTCACAAACAGGTGTTCCTGAAAATCTTGACCTAGACCAAAATTTGCAACAAGAGAAACTTAAgtatttgtaaaagaaatatgcaTTCAGCCAAATATGAAATGTAATGTGAACTTGAAATGTACTTGCCTTGGTGGAATAGCTATCAAGTATTTAAAGGCCTCTTCGTTGACTTCCTTGATTTGTCTCATCACCGATTCCCAAGCTTGGGGGTGTGTTGCTGCTGCTACCTTCCATAGTAATTGTCTGAGATTTATGCCAGGATATTTCTTCCTAAAATTTGCATAAATGTGCCTTACACAGAAACGTTGGTCCACACCAGGTAAAAGTTGTTGTATAGTTGGCAGAAGTCCCTGTCACAGTAATGAATGAAAGTCAGTTTGGGATGGTGAACATCCATAATCAATGAAAAGATACTTATTTACTTACTTTCTGTTGATCTGACACAAAGGTACACCTTGAACATAATCCCCCTCCTCCAAGATCATCAATTAACCATTCTAAAAACCATGTCCATGTTTCCTTATTCTCTACTTCAACAACAACATATGCCAAAGGTACCATCTGGTCATTACCATCTCTTCCAACAGCAGTTAAAAGCTCACCTCCATATTTGCCTTTTAAAAAACATCCATCCAAATGTATAATAGGTCTACATGAGACAAAACTGTCCTTACATGCTTTGAAACACACATAAATTCTTTTGAATATAACCTTATCCTCATATTGTTCCACACTCAATTTCACTGTTGACCCAAGGTTTGACCTCAGCAATTCTTGTGGATAATCATACAGTCTTTCATATTGTTGTTTGAAACAACCATCAATGTTGGTTGTTGCCATTGCTTTTGCCTTAGTTGTTGTAGACCTTGAGACACCAATGTTctattttttagaaaacttactgtgtagatttttcaaatttatatctGGATTTGCTTTCATGCTCTTCTCTAATTTGCCACTTAACCATTTCGAGGTAACTAAACCAATATTGAATTGTCTACTACATGTATGCCTGTCTATGATCTTCCTTAGTTGCCATGTACTTTGGGTACTCCTATATGCACAGTATGCATACCATGGACATTTCCCTTGTGAACCACAACATTTAACACAAATTCTTCTCTTGTCATTCTTAGAAATCTTCAACTTCCTACCGTTATACACTCCATAAGTTCTAATTGCATCACTGAAATCTTTTTTTTCAGGAAAGTAGGTCCCCAGTTGCCATttatattctttcatacttaTGGGCTCTGAGAAGATCCCAAAATCTCCATTTCGGGGACTTTCATCATCTGAGTCATCACTTCCATATATACTGCCACAACTATCAGATTCTCACTCACTATCAGATAAGCCCCTAGCTTGTGCATGGAAGTTTGACGTAGTGCATCCACTTCCTGTACCCATTTCAACAAACACATTACCTTCGCAATTTTGCTGTTCAAGTTGTTCATCAACATCcacaaattcatcttcactCAAAGAAGCCTCTTCATCAGACCCTATCCAActactaacatcaaactcctccTGCACTTCGTCAGCACCTTCTGTCTCATGGCCAACATCTCCAACTTCAGCACCTTCACCACCTTGTCCAACTTCACCATCATCACCACCTTCACCCTCTTCTCCAAGTTCAGAAACATCACCAACATCTCCAACTTCTCCAACTTCAGCATCTTCAGCACCTTCACCACCTTGTCCAACTTCACCATCATCACCACCTTCACCACCTTGTCCAACTTCACCATCATCACCACCTTCACCCTATTCTCCAAATTCAGCAACATCTCCACCTTCACCCTCTTCTCCAACATCTCCAAATAAACCATCTTCTGTCTCATCACCATCATGTCCAACATCACCAACTAAACAATCTTCAGTTCCTTCACCTTCACTATCCTCACCACGTTCTTCTTCAGCCCCTTCAACAAGTTTACCTTCACCATCCTCACCACGTTCTTCTTCAACCCCTTCACTAAGTTTACCTTCACCATCTTCACCATCCTTACCTTCTTCACCAACATCATATTCcaacatattaatataatcaGGTTTGGATACCATGTGAACC
This window of the Vigna angularis cultivar LongXiaoDou No.4 chromosome 7, ASM1680809v1, whole genome shotgun sequence genome carries:
- the LOC108344694 gene encoding protein OCTOPUS, whose translation is MTPKSQRLSACHRHPTAPITGFCALCLRERLAGIPSDHSPPSPSLRRSKSCSRPAAAAADPRRRSCEVRPRSSLSDLFDRDDLRKSRSRKHASEVRVSNDGDDDADEETKTVKEFIDLELQLRKRNGARDSRNFWNAAAEKFKKWKWKHRAKKNSDADGNVKRTAEKRRARGLRETQSEVGECNLGRRSCDADPRFSIEAGRISFDCPRASWDGCLIGKSCSRLSPMLSVDEDSNSINSNGNNNSVGLGSSGDGRRSFGFDRSSSRRRQSISGLDELKLTSNANVNAKVSPKVSPATFYGAKLLITEKELMDSYVRSSADAVESGCVMESDSKDVSGAANRQKGVKKLQKWRDVWSKLGLVQRTERREDRIGEEECDSGVVDDKPLAESLQRLRRVVNVQASEPVGQKLMRSYSVSCRSPCRTDGFADDSESKGSNGRHEFMFQRNRSVRYSPNNPDTGLLRFYLTPSKSYKRSKAGKSSVKDLHSATKISL